The window GATCACGATTGGTATGTCAGACCTGTGAAATTACCAAAACACtgcaaaaatatcaagtcttTGATGAAATGAGTTGTTCAAGATAGCTGTAAAAAGTTGACAGGTAAAGTAGAATTTGTCTTACTggaaaaacaaatacaaaaaaccTGACATTCATAAGAGCTGCTctcttaaaataaatttttcatagGTGATGGTCTTTTTTTATCTTTCTCATACATCACCCTCACATAGCTGCAAGCAGTAGTTATGTTACTGCAGATTTCACAATCCATATTCAATACAGTTTTGAACAAATAACTAGGTAATAGCCAGCATTTATTCAGGTTTAGGATGTTTGTAGATGTCTTTGATCcacataattgtatattcagtatattttatgtattttaacaaaataataaGCAGATGCTGAGGCAAGCATGGTAGTATTTTACCAACTGTCCCATATGATAAAACTGATCACCAGTATAATGAAACTTTCTCTCAAATATTGCTTTCCAACTGCTGTTGAAATTGGTATATTCCACTAAATCAGATTAAATGTACTCTTTAATCATTAACAGGCAAACGCCATGGTGTTGGTCAGTTAAACTTGGCAGATGGATCACAGTATATTGGAGGTTTTGAGAATGGTCTGTGTCATGGCCACGGTGTCATGACATTTACAGATGGATCAAAGTGAGTATTTCATCCATTATGAATCATATTCCGTGATGAATATGTTGTTTAggacattaaagggacaaagttggccatttttcatgaattttgtttgatatgagatactatttatattgtatgacatgttgaaagataatgaatggttggccatgcatatattcgaccctggttttagacacgatacatgaaaccattgcgaaaatgaattaatggtcatgaccattcattcattttcgccatggtttcatttaatttgtctaaaaccggggtcaaatatatgtatggccacccattcattcagtatctttcaacatttcaaacaatagtatctcgtatcaaacaaaattcatgaaaaatggccgactttgttcctttaaaaAGTATGAAAGTGTTGCAAAAAGATAGCAATGGTGATTTCTAATGGTACACACTGTAGAGTGTATGATCCATATACcaaacagaatacaaactgaGCATGCTGCAGTCTCAGACTGACTATTTTCCTGCAGGACCAAGAGTACTCCAATACAGGTGGTTCTTAATTCTGACCCAAAAAATACATACCGTATTATCTCTGTAGCCAACTATTCCCACAACCAGTTGGTTCACGCATAAATATTTGCCATTTCCCACACACAGCATTTTCCGGGGTATTATCCTCaaataaatgtagcaaagcattaTAAGAAGCAAATAACTGGATGAGGTCACCATTTGCAGACTGTTAGTTATAAACCATAATAATGTTTTATTGAATTGCATGTACAGTTGTATAATTTGATTACTTGCTCATGACTTTAGTCATTTCAACCTACCAAATCATTCTGAAAATATAcatgtttcaccaaaatgtGGTTTTTCACTTTCAGTCTTACAAATGATCGCGAAAAGGGGGTTGAGATCATTTTGGCAGTCATCCTAGCAGACAAATTTTTGAATGGTTGCTGTACAATAATCATATGACATATTGCATGTCCTGCCACACAGTATTTGACACCTGCTTTGCATTGTATGCCTGTACATAAGTTGTCTTTATCTAGTAAGTCTAAGAACCAgaaaaaagatgaaatgaaaaaccagGAGTTTATCTTCATCCTCAGTGATGGCTTGACAGATGTTTCTGAGATTGGGATTCATGTTATAAATGGCAACATGATCAGAGTCCGATCACATTGCCATGTATTTCACAGTTGTTTTGTAACTCTTGGTATTTTTTGTACCATAATTAAAGATCAGAACaaacagcaatttatttttcaattaattaattaattaattaaaggaAATATTGTTTTTTAGCAGTATTAATCAATATCAATATATAGAAATCTGGAAGTTGTTGAACTTACTTTTTAACCCATATATAACAGTTTCCATGAAGAAGCTGGACTTTTACACTACCCTTGGTCCTTCAGACAAGTAGCTTTTCCTCCTTGAAGAAGTGCAATCTTGTGGTTTGAAAGTTGCACCTCTAAGGTTGTAATGAATTGAAATCAGGaaaatatttgatcattttcCCAGGATTATAATCAGAGTTGGTGGAAAATTGTTCAGCAGTAGCTATATCATCATTTGACCAGTTAAACAGTTATAGTCTAGCATCCatcagtaaaatattgattgtattcataaaaaatgttaaGTTAGTAAATTTGCTAGTTGCAAACTTAACTCAGACTTTTTAATTCAATAAGTCACTGAATATATAATTCCATTTggtgaattttttaatatcttgCAAATGAGAGAATTTCTAATACTCCCGTCACTATAAAGTACAGGAGAGaacattttaaagttattttccTAAGAATTTTAAGAGCTTTCACAacactgaatttcaaaaattaatggcAAAAGAATAGTGATATATTTATGAATGTGTCAGTATCCATCATGGATATTATTCGTTTCCCATAATAATTGTGTATGCCAAACAAAATTGATAAGAGAATTAATCATTAAAATCATTAGTTCAAGTACAAGCCAGGTCCTTGTACAAAAACGTTGTCAATATCATTGATAGGCACTGTAAAACTAATTAAATATACCAGTAAATTTTGTCATGGTAAGAGACAACGTGGTTTTGCAGAATTTTCAAAGAAGTGATTAAATATCTGCACAAAAATGAGATGCAATTTCATGGTTccattgtatgtatgtttcaTGGTGACAAATTTATTAATCAAATCAGTGAAATGGGCAAAGTATTATTGGATAATTGTACTGACTTGATGTTCTTGTGAAGATTGGGTAGGCTATGTGTGATACTGAGTTTTGTTTTATGAGTCAAActcttaacctgttcaccccaattccagtaaacaggtccataatcATCATAATGCGTTTGgcccaaaccatggtggtgttAGGGTTAAAGCAGCCACTGGGGACGGTGCAGCAGTAATGTTACCAGAGTTCCAAACCTATGACGTACCAGCCACATCAAAAACAGTTCATGAGTAAAGCATGtgtcaaaaatgacaaactatAGTAAAGACATCAAATTCAGACATCTGTTTCTAAACTTTCTTTTCTGTTAAAGACAGACACATAGTAAAAGTTGTAAATTCTCCGCTGTTACTTGACAAGATAAGGCTGGAAGATAgatcaaagaaaatgaaaactgaTTGAACATGGTAGAACACTACAGAATGTCaggcaaagttgtaaaagaaaTAGTTTGGGTGCTATAAAAGGCAAATAGTGTTAAAGTGTCAAAAGTCAGTGACATTGTgcgtgtcaaaggtcatgtaGAAATGCCAAGCTGTTAAacaaatgtcaaaggtcatgtagAAATGCCAGGCTGTTAAACAAAGGCTAATGTTGGGTGAAATTGAAAGAAGGTGGAAAAAGACTGGAAAAATTATACCTAAGGATAATGCAGATATGAGATATTAATGACAATGACATAATacatcaaaaacaaaaccacatttGACATACGAGATGTAACAAGAGGTCAGTTCAATGACAAAATCTATCACCTTTTTTggatttttgttaaattttaccCTTATTCTGCTGATATGTTTTCTATACTTGGTAAACAGCTGCTTCAACTCAAGGTATTTTGGTATTTCTATCTTGAGGGACAAAGTTGTTTTCTTCTGTTTACGTGAGTTATGTCATGGAATATCAAAGTAATCAAGTGCCCTACAGCTTTGAGTCCCCAACATTGAAAGTTCCTCCTTTAAGAAAGCATGTATATCATGGTAATATCAAAGTGGAATTATAAACTGTCTTATATGAAATTACTCTCAAGGTATACATGATTATGgttagttgtaaaaattcagaATGTGAGGGCATTTGAGGTCAGACTTTGTCAACTTTGTCCAGAAGTTATCAGATACTCAGTAATAAATTATCGCAAAGTGTTAAACAATGATAGGGCCTGACATTGATTAATATGCAGGTTATGTAAAGGTAAATATGGTTACAATAGTGTTCCAATACCAGAGAAGTATAATGCATGACGCAAGTACTGAATGAGTTTCAATTGATTCATACTCAAAACAATCTGAAATACTGATCTATAGTAACTATCCTTAATCAGACGGTACAGACCTTAATCAATTCGCATACTATTATACTTTCACTGTTACATATGTAAAGAAAAATGTCATCTTGGATGCGTTTAAAGAGCGGGAAGCCATTCCAGGTGTGTCTGTCAGGCTGCATTGTGTATGTCAGGTATCATTGCAATGTCTGTCAATGCATAGGTGAAGGAAAGATCTAGTATGAATGCAATTATTGAGTTTAATATAGTGAGATGTATACTAGTGCTATGGAAAACTAAATATAGGTTCTCATCCCCTTACAGATTTGGAGGTGAATTCTCCAAAGGAAAATTTCATGGTCTTGGTGTATTTCTAAGATGTGATGGAATGAAATTTGAAGGAGAGTTTCAAGAAGGCAGAGTCAGTGGCTTGGGTGAGTAATTTTAGGATTCTTTTTTGAACATGTAGCTTCTGATTTCATTGATAGTCAGTGGGCGAAACAGGGAATTCGAATGgaccacagtacaaacaaaaccatgtgtACAAACGTGAGgagaaatatgtgtatttctaCATTGTGTTTGTACATGAGGATTTGTTTTTACAATCATCACTTGATCTCTTGAGTGTGTAGAACACTGCACATTGTTTTCATGgtggagtagaaccattgccaAGATATCAGTGGTTGGTGAAGTTCCCATTCACCTTGACGTGTACTTTCCTCATACCCTCACAGCTACACTGATGCACAAATCTATATATACAgacatgtttgataatgtaatatttcactgaaattaCCCAATGTCATATACCCATCATGCATCAGAAGTTGTTTGTAGGAAATACTGCCAGTGTGATATTGATACTgctttataaattttgcatgtgatatttcacaaaatgttcaCACAATGTGTGATGCAAGTTCCAGCCTAGGACAATACGTATTATGCCAGAAGATATTCAGATTGATTCAACTattaacgatgcgactcaggttcaaaggtcaattttagcaattttttttatttcaaatttcgaaccactgacacgtggtctttcttttggggaaaggtgttgggtcacatcgtactgggaaattcctgaaatattactaaaatggcaaactatcagctacaccgcgtgccattatttcccttttgtcttaacggtcgcggattaccgaccacgatTACGTATAGGCTTggcggtatagtgcgcatgcgctagcttcaaagttatgctcagcgttttgaactccgcatgtatcggtacggcaaacacgtcgagcagaccaaagccggcgctcgcgcGGCGCTCGCGCTCCGTACCATCGAAAAAGCAAGCaaggtccacaaaagcggacctgaaaaagacggcaacgtgcgcaaaggtcgatttaaatgtaaaacagtccgactttggctcatactccctgcaataacgatcaagaatgcagtgaagagtcagatttggccgaggacgcagacgataacggagacgtgctcagttcaacaactatgaaagtatttgacacactgcttttcgaacatattaggctatgctgataacatacccgagtccaaaaatcagcctgagcgagatgaaacttctgttagttgcgataattttatcactcttgctgtacatgcttggtgttagtatcgtgttcttttatatttttaaactcgaagtttcatctttctatcgtgcagtcttttcgtgtctgctgagaaaccttgaacaacaccgtacccgacatcacgcgacatttatgtcaaggagtttcccaagcgagtgcaggagttcatacacacataatgtagattcacaaaagcaagttcaccgatctgcaaatttttcgaaacgaaatgcaaatagttttttagctcccatagccatatgtatatatggcaatggaagctattcttataggctagggaaatgtccgtatgtatgtatgtctgtatgtctgtatgtctgtatgtctgtatgtctgtgtgtctgtatgtctgtatgtctgtatgtctgtatgtttgtccgtcaacatcaaaaagtccaaaaccgctgcacatttcatcttgatatttggtgtgtacatggatgatgggctgtagatgagattttgttcaaatgaagttgtcattgccaaaaatatgcaaattagtgccaaaaaaggcgtttttggtaaaaaatcttcttcttcataaccgctggtcagacagctttgatatttgatatacaggtccctagggataacccaacttggatttcttcaaattgtgatgaaatatgcaaatctgtatttttaaggaatttttttgtcatttttggtcaaaaatttattgcatcaaagccgcttgtctgacagctttgatagttggtatacaggtccctagggataacccaacttggatttgttcaaattgtaatgaaataaacaaatctgtatttttaaggaatttttttgtcatttttggtcaaaaatttatttcatcaaaaccgcttgtctgacagctttgatatttggtatacaggtccctagggataacccaagttggatttgttcaaattgtgatgaaataaacaaatctgtatttttaaggaattttttgtcatttttggtcaaaaatttatttcatcaaaaccgcttgtctgatagctttgatatttggtatataggtccctagggataacccaacttggatttgttcaaattgtaatgaaataagcaaatctgtatttttaaggaatttttttgtcatttttggtcaaaaatttatttcatcaaaaccgcttgtctgacagctttaatatttggtatacaggtccctagggaaagcccaacttggatttgttcaaattgtgatgaaataagcaaatctgtatttttaaggaatttttttgtcatttttggtcaaaaatttatttcatcaaaaccgctcgtctgacagctttgatatttggtatacaggttcctacagataaactaaatatgatatacagaatatatgatgaaatctgcaattttgtatttttggtgcaattttgccatttttggtcaaaaaatggtttctcaaaaaactacttgtctgatgcctttgatatttggtatacaggttcctgggggttctcttagcagtccgggtcagctccaaaattggagactcattatgataatgtattccggcattcagccaatcatcgaccagattacatcattagtaaagtacaggtcacgctgggtcacaaattacccaccaagtgtgatcggcagttttgggccgcttattaagcccctgtcttgtgaatttcgacgaattccgacagtcaacataatccacgtgttctgcagaaggtcatgtgcaacaaggagtccgattagtgaacaaatattcgaaatattgacgattcatttctacccccagtttttcgatttcgctcaagtaccgagaatcattttgtggatgttcgtcatctctattagaaatactgttataaaggttatttgtgtaggtacgcgtataaaattttgcaagaaagaagagcaatgtcagagctttaaaacaatacctgttttgtagttgtcaaacgcagactaaaaatggtacgcgattttgaaaatgtgttgacagagtggccacacaactgttccccatacggtagactttgtatcgctgccatctccgatacaaatggggtattctgaacgatctgtgtaggtacacgatttatatttcgcaggacttcaagccagagtctaggaatcacagcgatatatggggtttggttgtcttagccagaataaaactggtacgcgattttgaaattgtgttttgacagagtggccacacaactgttcgacattatgacagaatacggcgcgggagggagttcgacacagtatggcgtacgtaacgaaggacgcatgtggaggttgccaggaaatacaattttttcccatagccatatgtatatatggcaatggaagctattcttataggctaggaaaatgtctgtatgtatgtatgtctgtatgtctgtatgtctgtatgtctgtccgtcaacatcaaaaactccaaaaccgctgcacatttcatcttgatatttggtgtgtacatggatgatgggctgtagatgagattttgttcaaatgaagttgtcattgccaaaaatatgcaaattagtgccaaaaaaggcgtttttggtaaaaaatctccttcttcataaccgctggttatgaagaaggatatttggtatacaggtccctagggatagcccaacttggatttgttcaaattgtgatgaaataagcaaatctgtatttttaaggaatttttttgtcatttttggtcaaaaatttatttcatcaaaaccgctcgtctgacagctttgatatttggtatacaggttcctacagataaactaaatatgatatacagaatatatgatgaaatctgcaattttgtattttggtgcaatttttgccatttttggtcaaaaaatgtgtttctcaaaaactacttgtctgatgcctttgatatttggtatacaggttcctgggggttctcttagtgtgatatagtgaaatttgatgaaatcttcaatttttgtatttttgggtcagtttttgccgtttttggtcaaaatatttgtttctcaaaagttactcatgtgatagctttgatatttggtatacatttttatacataattatgatgaaatcatcaattttgtattttgcagctaattttgccattttaggtcaggccatcctgaaatgagctatcaaagatctcaaccttcttcatcaatacatatgtcacaaaacattgctctcttcataacacagcagagctctgtcgaccattgggtcgtttgttagctcccatagccatatgtatatatgtttacaagtttacattttattgaaaatctcaatagccactgagcagattagatgaaaaattagcatgtaagtactttgggctgacctgaaatgattgtgcacatcttgggtcagtatcttgg of the Ptychodera flava strain L36383 chromosome 20, AS_Pfla_20210202, whole genome shotgun sequence genome contains:
- the LOC139120747 gene encoding MORN repeat-containing protein 4-like, which encodes MTAKGFYKYPDGEEYNGEWLDGKRHGVGQLNLADGSQYIGGFENGLCHGHGVMTFTDGSKFGGEFSKGKFHGLGVFLRCDGMKFEGEFQEGRVSGLGLLTFADGTHGLPRNEGIFQGTQFMERKKCPEVIQRAQQAESIARSMHV